One Brassica napus cultivar Da-Ae chromosome C2, Da-Ae, whole genome shotgun sequence DNA window includes the following coding sequences:
- the LOC106432929 gene encoding protein VAC14 homolog: MSDALSAIPAAVHRNLSDKLYEKRKNAALDLENAVKALITSGDHDKISKVIYLLIKDFAKSPQANHRKGGLIGLAAVTVGLSSEAAQYLEQIVPPVIRAFFDQDSRVRYYACEALYNIAKVVRGEFIFFFNDIFDALCKLSADSDANVQSAAHLLDRLVKDIVTESDQFSIEEFIPLLKERMNVLNPYVRQFLVGWITVLDSVPDIDMLGFLPDFLDGLFNMLSDSSHEIRQQADSALSEFLQEIKNSPSVDYGRMAEILVQRASSPDEFTRLTAITWINEFVKLGGDQLVRYYADILGAILPCISDKEEKIRVVARETNEELRSIHVEPSDGFDVGAILSVARRQLSSDHEATRIEALNWISTLLNKHRTEVLCFLNDIFDTLLKALSDSSDDVVLLVLEVHAGVAKDPQYFRQLIVFLVHNFRADNSLLERRGALIVRRLCVLLDAERVCRELSTILEGEDNLDFASTMVQALNLILLTSPELAKLRDLLKGSLVSREGKELFVALYASWCHSPMAIISLCLLAQAYQHASVVIQSLVEEDINVKFLVQLDKLIRLLETPIFTYLRLQLLEPGRYTWLLKTLYGLLMLLPQQSAAFKILRTRLKTVPTYSFSGGGQISRASSGVPFSQYIHHREDGGAEDNNINNSHQGINFAARLQQFENVQNQHRGQTRNKVNYSYNTSSSSASKEVRRSEDQQQQQQHKPPPSSTSLSVADNNRPPSRSSRKAPGQLQL, from the exons ATGTCAGACGCTCTTTCAGCGATTCCGGCCGCTGTTCACCGCAATCTCTCCGATAAACTCTACGAGAAGCGCAAAAACGCCGCTCTTGAT CTTGAGAACGCTGTGAAGGCTTTAATTACTTCGGGTGACCATGACAAGATCTCCAAAGTCATCTACCTGTTGATTAAGGACTTTGCTAAATCCCCTCAAGCCAATCATCGAAAG gGTGGACTAATTGGCTTAGCTGCTGTAACTGTTGGTTTGTCTTCAGAAGCTGCTCAATATCTTGag CAAATAGTGCCACCTGTGATTCGCGCCTTTTTTGATCAAGATAGCCGAGTTCGCTACTATGCATGCGAAGCTCTCTACAACATTGCAAAG GTTGTGAGAGGGGagttcatttttttcttcaatgaTATTTTCGATGCTTTATGCAAACTCTCAGCTGATTCTGATGCCAATGTCCAAAGTGCTGCTCATCTTTTAGACCGCCTTGTTAAG GATATTGTGACGGAAAGTGATCAGTTCAG TATTGAGGAATTCATACCTCTGTTAAAAGAACGCATGAACGTTTTAAACCCTTATGTTCGACAATTTCTGGTAGGATGGATCACTGTTCTTGACAGTGTTCCCGATATTGATATGCTCGGCTTTCTGCCAGACTTTCTTGATG GGTTATTCAATATGTTGAGCGACTCTAGTCATGAAATACGACAGCAGGCTGATTCGGCTCTTTCAGAGTTTCTTCAAGAGATAAAGAATTCGCCT TCTGTAGATTATGGTCGCATGGCTGAAATACTGGTGCAGAGGGCTTCTTCTCCTGATGAATTCACTCGGTTAACAGCCATCACGTgg ATAAACGAGTTTGTAAAACTCGGGGGTGACCAGCTCGTGCGTTACTATGCTGATATTCTTGGAGCTATCTTACCTTGCATATctgacaaagaagaaaaaatcagGGTG GTTGCTCGTGAAACTAATGAAGAACTTCGTTCAATCCATGTTGAACCCTCCGATGGGTTTGATGTTGGTGCAATTCTCTCTGTAGCAAGGAG GCAGCTATCAAGCGATCATGAGGCTACTCGAATTGAAGCATTGAATTGGATATCAACACTTTTAAACAAGCATCGTACTGAG GTTTTGTGCTTCCTAAATGACATATTTGACACACTACTAAAAGCACTGTCTGATTCTTCTGATGAC gTGGTGCTCTTGGTTCTGGAGGTTCATGCTGGTGTAGCAAAAGATCCACAGTACTTTCGCCAGCTCATTGTCTTTCTAGTCCACAATTTTCGAGCTGATAATTCTCTATTGGAAAG GCGTGGTGCTCTTATTGTCCGGAGATTGTGTGTACTTTTGGATGCTGAAAGAGTTTGTCGAGAGCTCTCAACTATACTCGAGGGAGAGGATAATCTTGATTTTGCTTCAACCATGGTTCAG GCGTTGAATTTGATTTTGCTTACATCCCCGGAGTTAGCAAAACTAAGAGATCTATTAAAAGGTTCGCTCGTCAGTCGCGAAGGGAAAGAACTTTTTGTTGCATTGTACGCATCATGGTGCCACTCACCTATGGCGATTATAAGTCTCTGCTTATTAGCTCAG GCTTACCAGCACGCGAGTGTTGTGATTCAATCATTGGTAGAAGAAGACATAAACGTCAAGTTTCTCGTACAGCTCGATAAATTGATCCGGCTTCTCGAAACTCCAATCTTTACTTACCTTAGATTGCAG CTTCTGGAACCAGGAAGATACACATGGTTGCTGAAAACACTTTACGGTCTTCTAATGTTACTTCCACAg CAAAGTGCGGCGTTTAAGATACTTCGGACAAGGCTCAAAACTGTCCCAACATACTCATTCAGTGGCGGAGGCCAAATAAGCAGAGCATCTTCAGGAGTTCCTTTCTCGCAGTATATTCATCACCGCGAGGACGGTGGCGCGGAAGACAATAACATCAACAATTCTCACCAAGGAATCAATTTTGCTGCACGGCTGCAACAGTTTGAGAACGTACAGAATCAGCATCGTGGCCAGACAAGGAATAAAGTGAACTACTCGTATaacacttcatcttcttctgcatCAAAG GAGGTGAGGAGATCTGAAGatcaacagcaacaacaacagcatAAACCGCCACCTTCCTCGACATCATTATCAGTTGCAGACAACAATCGACCTCCATCAAGATCCTCAAGGAAAGCCCCGGGTCAATTACAGCTTTAG